In Humulus lupulus chromosome 6, drHumLupu1.1, whole genome shotgun sequence, a single genomic region encodes these proteins:
- the LOC133781501 gene encoding protein neprosin-like, producing MGDLSRKMRALMVVVLCIWSLVSLSSSSAARLNPSRQKLEVQKHLDRLNKPAVKSIESPDGDIIDCVHISHQPAFDHPFLKDHKIQTRPSYHPEGLFQDNKVSENPKEKSNPITQLWHVNGKCPEDTIPVRRTKKDDVLRASSVKRYGRKKHRSIPKPRSADPDLVNESGHQHAIAYVEGDKYFGAKATINVWEPKIQQPNEFSLSQLWILGGSFGQDLNSIEAGWQVSPDLYGDNNTRLFTYWTSDAYQATGCYNLLCSGFIQINSEIAMGASISPVSGFRNSQYDISILVWKDPKEGHWWMQFGNGYVLGYWPSFLFSYLADSASMIEWGGEVVNSEPDGQHTSTQMGSGHFPEEGFGKASYFRNIQVVDESNNLKAPKSIGTFTEKSNCYDVQTGSNGDWGHFFYYGGPGRNPNCP from the exons ATGGGAGATTTGAGTAGAAAAATGAGAGCTTTAATGGTGGTGGTTCTCTGTATATGGAGTCTGgtttctctctcttcttcttcagcTGCTCGGTTAAATCCTTCTCGACAAAAGCTTGAGGTTCAGAAGCACCTCGACCGGTTGAACAAGCCCGCCGTGAAAAGCATTGAG AGCCCAGATGGAGACATAATAGACTGTGTTCATATCTCTCACCAGCCTGCTTTTGATCATCCTTTTCTCAAAGACCACAAGATTCAG ACTAGGCCAAGCTACCATCCAGAAGGACTGTTCCAAGACAACAAGGTCTCAGAGAATCCCAAAGAAAAGTCAAACCCAATAACCCAGTTGTGGCATGTGAATGGTAAATGCCCTGAAGATACCATACCTGTGAGAAGAACTAAGAAAGATGATGTTCTGAGAGCAAGTTCAGTCAAAAGGTATGGAAGGAAGAAGCACAGATCTATTCCCAAACCAAGGTCTGCAGATCCTGATCTAGTCAATGAGAGTGGTCATCAG CATGCTATAGCTTATGTAGAAGGAGACAAGTACTTTGGAGCAAAAGCAACCATAAATGTCTGGGAGCCTAAGATACAACAGCCAAATGAGTTTAGCTTGTCTCAGCTATGGATTCTTGGGGGCTCTTTTGGTCAAGATCTTAACAGCATTGAAGCTGGTTGGCAG GTCAGCCCAGATCTATATGGTGATAACAACACAAGACTTTTCACCTACTGGACT agtGATGCATATCAAGCCACAGGGTGCTACAATCTCTTGTGCTCAGGCTTTATTCAAATAAATAGTGAAATAGCAATGGGTGCTAGTATATCACCTGTGTCTGGCTTTAGAAATTCACAATATGATATCAGTATCCTTGTTTGGAAG GATCCAAAAGAAGGGCATTGGTGGATGCAATTTGGGAATGGCTATGTGTTGGGTTACTGGCCATCATTCCTGTTCTCATACTTGGCTGATAGTGCTTCCATGATTGAGTGGGGAGGTGAGGTTGTGAACTCAGAGCCAGATGGTCAACACACCTCTACTCAAATGGGAAGTGGTCATTTCCCTGAGGAAGGTTTTGGCAAAGCAAGTTACTTCAGAAACATTCAAGTTGTAGATGAATCAAACAATCTCAAGGCACCTAAAAGCATTGGTACATTCACTGAAAAATCCAACTGTTATGATGTCCAAACTGGAAGTAATGGTGATTGGGGTCATTTCTTTTACTATGGAGGACCTGGTAGAAATCCCAATTGCCCTTga
- the LOC133781502 gene encoding protein-S-isoprenylcysteine O-methyltransferase B-like isoform X1: MQFLSGKQFGHKTSLLMSSISGYVKALLPFGQFDSLLLVSSSKMAQVFTPTAITQLFQMFLAAVVFFHTSEYLLAVAFHGRPNVTLGSLLISKGYIFAMLFSMLEYIVEILLVPGLKEHWWICYTGLAMVVIGEIIRKMAIITAGNAFTHLIRTNRDERHELVTHGVYRFVRHPGYTGFLIWSVGTQIMLCNPLSTIGFAVVVWRFFYRRIPYEEYFLRRFFGSQYDDYARRVCSGVPFVK, translated from the exons ATGCAGTTTTTGAGTGGCAAGCAATTTGGGCAT AAAACTTCATTGCTAATGTCAAGCATTTCAG GTTACGTCAAAGCGCTGCTGCCTTTTGGACAATTCGATTCTCTTCTACTCGTATCGTCATCAAAAATGGCACAAGTTTTCACTCCAACAGCTATTACACAGTTGTTTCAGATGTTTTTAGCAGCAGTAGTATTTTTTCATACTTCTGAGTACCTATTAGCAGTTGCCTTTCACGGCAGACCAAATGTTACACTCGGATCTCTTCTCATAAGCAAAGGCTATATTTTCGCGATGCTCTTCTCAATGTTGGAGTATATTGTTGAAATCCTCTTAGTCCCCGGGCTGAAGGAGCATTGGTGGATTTGCTACACAGGGCTCGCCATGGTAGTTATAGGAGAAATCATACGTAAGATGGCGATCATAACGGCTGGTAATGCCTTCACACATCTTATCAGGACTAATCGTGACGAGCGTCACGAACTAGTTACACATGGAGTCTACAGATTTGTTCGTCATCCAGGATACACCGGTTTCCTCATCTGGTCAGTTGGTACACAGATAATGCTTTGTAATCCATTGTCGACAATTGGATTCGCAGTTGTTGTTTGGCGATTCTTTTATAGACGGATTCCATACGAAGAGTATTTCTTGAGAAGGTTCTTTGGTTCGCAGTATGATGATTATGCTCGACGAGTTTGTTCAGGGGTGCCATTTGTAAAGTAA
- the LOC133781502 gene encoding protein-S-isoprenylcysteine O-methyltransferase B-like isoform X2 gives MAQVFTPTAITQLFQMFLAAVVFFHTSEYLLAVAFHGRPNVTLGSLLISKGYIFAMLFSMLEYIVEILLVPGLKEHWWICYTGLAMVVIGEIIRKMAIITAGNAFTHLIRTNRDERHELVTHGVYRFVRHPGYTGFLIWSVGTQIMLCNPLSTIGFAVVVWRFFYRRIPYEEYFLRRFFGSQYDDYARRVCSGVPFVK, from the coding sequence ATGGCACAAGTTTTCACTCCAACAGCTATTACACAGTTGTTTCAGATGTTTTTAGCAGCAGTAGTATTTTTTCATACTTCTGAGTACCTATTAGCAGTTGCCTTTCACGGCAGACCAAATGTTACACTCGGATCTCTTCTCATAAGCAAAGGCTATATTTTCGCGATGCTCTTCTCAATGTTGGAGTATATTGTTGAAATCCTCTTAGTCCCCGGGCTGAAGGAGCATTGGTGGATTTGCTACACAGGGCTCGCCATGGTAGTTATAGGAGAAATCATACGTAAGATGGCGATCATAACGGCTGGTAATGCCTTCACACATCTTATCAGGACTAATCGTGACGAGCGTCACGAACTAGTTACACATGGAGTCTACAGATTTGTTCGTCATCCAGGATACACCGGTTTCCTCATCTGGTCAGTTGGTACACAGATAATGCTTTGTAATCCATTGTCGACAATTGGATTCGCAGTTGTTGTTTGGCGATTCTTTTATAGACGGATTCCATACGAAGAGTATTTCTTGAGAAGGTTCTTTGGTTCGCAGTATGATGATTATGCTCGACGAGTTTGTTCAGGGGTGCCATTTGTAAAGTAA